The segment gttaaataaaggtgaaatatatatatttttaaataaaataaaataagaaaGGGACGATTGAGCACTAATAAACACACACTCTCACGGTGGACAGTCACCTCTTCATACCTGTCTGCCTCTAGGGGGGCCAAATGGAGCGTTGGAGGTTGAGCTTACAGGGTAAGTGTAGTATTATATATTTTAAATACTCTTATATTGTTTTAGAATGGACTTTAGAATGCAGCTTGAAATATTTTTCCATTTTATATTAATTTCGcaatgtactgtatatgcatATTTGTAAATACAGTGTATGGAATTCACCTTGAAATGGTGTTCCATTGTTAATGTTTTTTGGCTGACTTTCAAGGGGATGTTCAGGATCTTATATCTTATATCTTGGTTCCTCCccctgaaagtagtctatgggccAAGAGAAACTATAATCCTTTGTTCGGTTTTCATTAGACAGTAACTACAAgcagctaactttagccaccgcTAGCTAAAAATCAGTGGGAGTGATAGGGTTAATTGTGCAATTAAAAAAATGCCATTGCCAAATTAACTGAAATCAACTCATTATTTGGTTTAAGTTTACTTGGCGTGATTTAGCcatgtagccctttcctgcagtcaattgCCAAAAGcgccctctttggcctcatgggtggaatgttattaatatttttcataatttaatAATTAATAAAGATTATTTCAAAATACCCAACGAAAAACCGGTGTTTctaacagttttgttatatttcagtcttctgtgatgtatatatagtgtaatattgagatgcaaactcaaaattcagtacatttcaactctatatcggacatggtacaggtgtcttctttttaagCCCATGTGTGGgctgtatacttttgtttcaaagtagaattGTTTGACTACCAATAATCActttgtgtgaccctgatttagcccactgtagtaaaaggttaaaaaaatgaaTCCGGTTGCTCAACTACCATTGATTGTTAGCTAGCGATAGCTAAAGTTAGCAAAAGTTTGTTCTGCCTATTTTTGTTTTGATTTGAGTTACCTCAATTACAGATAAGGCAAACCATGAAAACCCATTGTTGGTTTGTGAAAAAAATAGGGTGCATTGACACATTTTTGCTTATTCAACCAACTAACAAGAAGCTTGTAATGCAGCTATGGTGCAGCTATGCAAATCACTATTTTTGCAGGTAACGCCATCAATAGGACAAGGTAATCAAATTGAGCTTTCATTATTGTGTTATCTTTCCTTGTGAGTTACATTTACTGCACTCTCCAATGTGTTATAAGGAAATGAATCTCCAGCTACAAGCTGTACAGTAACGTATGCCATGCCTGTTTATAGTTTATCTGTCTTTATGACCTAGGAAATATGGAGTTGTATCAGCATGTTTAGCAATTCACATGACTGACTCCTTGTTTCTACCAAATTCCCCTGGTTTCTTGTTCATGATGCTAAACTGACTTGGCCTTCTTCCTCACTCACAGCCAGCATGTTTCAGTTCATGCTGTTCACAACTCTTCTGCTGGGTAAGTTAAGTCTAAGAATTTTGCTGCATCGCAGGAAATGCAGAGATTCACTGAAAACCTGCACTAACACAcgattatattaacagtattgcacttttcatgtagcctacttttggccagctaaaAGCATATAATCACCGTTCAAGCAACACTATGgactaaacgttcaaatcctgttgctgcaggattattttgctgtgacaatatgggtgaaattaagatcctacatctgtatagtgATTTGTGAATGTTTGGTGGTCTTATGGTTTGAATTGCTCTGTGGATGCTCTTCCCACAGATTTATCCTCAGTGTCCTCAGCTGTTCTAGTACGGGATGGATCCTCTGTGACTCTGCTCTGCAAAAACTCTGACATGAGTAATGCTTGCTGGAGCAGAAAATGTAGTAATTGGTTTTGGTGTGTTGAACCAATAGTGGAGGTATCCGGACCTGACATCATTTTTGGCCCGACACACCCTGACAAATACAGCCTCAGAGGAGACCTGAGCATTGGAGAGGTAGACCTCACCCTTTCAAATGTGAAGCCAGCAGACGACGGGACCTACTGCTGCATGACCAGTGCATCACCAAACCCAATGACCTACCATCTGAAAATAGTTAATGGCAAGTGGTTTTAAGTCAATGTCCTTAAATTCTGGTCCAGGGAAACTACTCCCTTTCTAAGTATGTGTTTGCCTTTATTGTTGCTTGTGTCACTGACAGTTGTCACAAACAGTATATTTACCATCAACTCACTGCGATACTAGACTTTTGTCCAACAGCCGCAAATGTCAGATTTTGGAATGTTAAATCATCAATAGAATTGACTTGCCTGGTCAAAGTAATGACAATAGCTCATCACATTGATGACTTCAATGACGCAATAACCCAGATTTGGTGAAGTTTAGGCAAGGACTCAACTTGGTCAGGGTCAGGGCTATTGTTGAGGGAGAAGTTACACCATTAGACCTGATCACGTGCTAACACCTGCTCAGCAGCCCTCTGGTGGACGAACTGTCATACTGCCTTCTGACGTAAAACTACGTTGGTCAGAAGTCAAATAGCGCAGTCTGAGGCTTGCGACCTGGCTGACTTGCCTGAACTGTTTTACTTTTCTTTGTCACAAAGTTTGTGTGAGGGAGCTCCTGAAAGATGTTTGTTTAATTTATAATGGCGTTAAGAACTTTGCAAGCCCAAATGCAAACCAATGTCAACAGAGCTGCACCCAACTTGATACCTGTCAGTATTTCACAGGTAGACATGTTCAATTGAAATATACAACATTCCAATGGCACAGCTGGTAGTGTAGTTTTATAACTGTTACTGGTACCCACAGATATCCTATCAAATTACAATATATCTACAAATTCATTGTTTTATCCAATATTTTACCATATTTGATCTGTTTCTTGAATTAAAACTTTTCTTTACCAATATGGATGATTCTGTTGTTAGAATCTCATTGTGCATTCTAATCATTCTGTATGTAATTTTATGCTGCTACCATTACCACTGATCATAGTAGTTCGTAAACCATGAAAAGGAATCTCCAGCTGCACTTCATAACCTCAACAACGAATTTACCACGTGACTGAGTTAGCAATTTCTCAAACTTTCATATGCAACAGATATCAACATAATCAAAAGATAAAGTCTAACTAAATGTTGATCTTCTCATAAATTCGACAGGAGTGCTATCTGAAGGGCTCAGCTGGTGGCAGGGCAATGAATGTGATACACTTAGAAGACAGAGTTTCAGGCTACACCCTTAAAGACTGCGAGGAAAAAGGTAAGCACCCCCACCTAATTTTTATCTGAAGATCGTTATAAGGACACATTCCGCAGCTTTTCCTTCTCTTTTGGACTACTATcatgggtcgtattcattagaaCCAGAAAGAGCAGAGCTGTTTGAATTTGTCCAACACGCTATGCAAGTGATGCGTTGTTTTCGAGGAAGTAGCCTTGTCGTTTGTTTTGAATGGTCTTCAGGGCTAAAACTTTACAAAAGCCATCTGGCCATCCACCAACACAACTagaattatatatacagtaccactcaaacatttggacacacctactcattcaggggtttttctttatttgcactattttctacattgtaaaataataatgaagacatgaaaactataaaataacacgtggaatcatgtagtaaccaaaaaagtgttttgttagattcttcaaagtagccaccctttgccttgatgacaactttgcacaatcttggcattctctcaaccagcttgacctggaatgcttttcaaacagtcttgaaggagttcccacataggctgagcacatgttggctgcttttccttctctctgcagtccaactaatccaaaaccatctcaattgggttgaggttgggtgattgtggaggccaggtcatcttatgcagcactccatcactctccttcttggtcaaatagcccttacacagcctggaggtgtgttgggtcattgtcctgttgaaaaataaattataatcccactaagcgcaaaccagatgggatggcgtattgctgcagaatgctgttatagccatgctggttaaatgtgcattgaattctaaataaatcaccgacagtgtcaccagcaaagcaccctcacacctcctcctccatgcttcacgttgggaaccacatatgcagagattatccgttcacctattctgcgtctcacaaagatatggcggttggaaccaaaaatctccaatttgtactcatcacaccaaaggacagatttgtaattgttcattgcttgtgtttcttggcccaagcaagtctcttcttcttattggtgtcctttagaattggtttctttgcagcaattcgaccatgaaggcctgattcacacagtttcttctgaacagttgatattgagatttgtctgttacttgaactctgaaacatttatttgggctgcaatctgaggtgcagttattctgctgaatttatcctctgcaacagaggtaactctgggtcttcctttcatgtggcAATCctgatgagagccagtttcatcatagcactttatgggtatttttattttatttaacctttatttaactaggcaagtcagttaagaacaaattcttatttacaatgacggcctaccaaaaggtaaaaggcctgggattaaaaatatatatttttttattaaatataaatataggacaaaacacacatcacgacaagagagacaacacaacactacataaatagagacctaagacaacaacatagcaaggcagcaacacatgacaacaacatggtagcaatacaacatgacaacaacatggtagcaacacaacttggtagcagcacaaaacatgattcaaacattattgggcacagacaacagcacaaacggCAAGAAGATAGAGACAACTTTTGCgtttgcacttgaagaaactttaaaagttcttgacattttccggattaactgatcttcatgtcttaaagtaatgatggactgtcgtttctctttgcttatttgagctgttcttgccataaaatggacttggtcttttaccaaatagggctatcttctgtataccacccataccttgtcacaacacaactgattggctcaaacgcattaagaaggttaagaaattccacaaatgtacttttaacaaggcacacctgttaattaaaatgcattccaggtgactacctcatgaaactagttgagagaaggccaagagtgtgcaaagctgtcatcaaggcaaagggtggctactttgaagaatctcaaatataaaatatattttgatttgtttaacacttttttgcttacttcatgactccatatgtgttatttcatagttttgatgtcttcagtataattctacaatgtagaaaacaaaaaatataaagaaaagctctgatgagtaggcgtgtccaaccttttgactggtactgtatatatcttaAATTACTGCATTTTCACAAATGTTATGATATAATCGTCAATCCCATTGAAAAGATTACGGGACATGATACGGAATGAGAGGCAGTTAAGAGgcagttcctctctaggtttcttcctaggttttggtcttttctagggagtttttcctatccaccgtgcttctacacctgcattgcttgctgtttggggttttaggctgggtttctgtacagcactttgagatatcagctgatgtaagaagggctatataaataaatttgatttgagttaCTTTCAAAGGGTATAAGAAACGTTTGTTttcgttttctgttgcaaaactttttgctacggtgtgcattAATGAATAAATGTTTCTCTTCACAGGAAAGAAAACTGTAAGCATGGTGAAGATGTTTCTGAAAGTACCTCCAGGAGTTGATCTTAATGACCCTCTGGTGAAAGAGCAAATTCTCAGACAGGTGGGAGGAGAGGTTTCAGGGAGGAACTTTGGATCTTTGCTATAGATTTGCTATGGCTCTTTGACAGCGTTGTACTGTAGCCTAATCAATGAAGTGAAAGAATACCTCTCAGACATGTGACAACACTTATACAAA is part of the Salvelinus fontinalis isolate EN_2023a chromosome 39, ASM2944872v1, whole genome shotgun sequence genome and harbors:
- the LOC129838365 gene encoding uncharacterized protein LOC129838365, whose amino-acid sequence is MNVIHLEDRVSGYTLKDCEEKGKKTVSMVKMFLKVPPGVDLNDPLVKEQILRQIQAEITKRDGGASVRWKEQPNGKVFQKKEKEEKKNEGQCVKKSQEC